A window of Jannaschia sp. M317 contains these coding sequences:
- the hemA gene encoding 5-aminolevulinate synthase — protein sequence MTDYTDALDQALSALHEEGRYRTFIDIERHRGQFPHATWNKADGTTQDITVWCGNDYLGMGQHPVVLAAMHEAIDATGAGSGGTRNISGTTAYHKALEAELADLHQKEAALIFTSAYIANDATLSTLPKLFPGLIIYSDALNHASMIEGVRRNGGAKRIFRHNDVAHLRELLEADDPATPKLIAFESIYSMDGDFGPIEQICDLAEEFGALTYIDEVHAVGMYGPRGAGVAERDGLMGRIDMINGTLAKAYGVMGGYVAASAKMCDAIRSYAPGFIFTTSLPPAVAAGAAASVRHLKGDQALRDLQQDRAAVLKLRLRGLGLPIIDHGSHIVPVHVGDPVKCKMISDRLLTDHGVYVQPINFPTVPRGTERLRFTPSPVHTPPMIDALVRAMDDLWSHCALNRAQASA from the coding sequence ATGACGGATTACACGGACGCGCTCGATCAGGCCCTGTCAGCCCTGCACGAGGAAGGCCGCTACCGGACCTTCATCGACATCGAACGCCACCGTGGTCAGTTCCCCCATGCGACGTGGAACAAGGCCGATGGGACGACCCAGGACATCACCGTCTGGTGCGGCAACGATTATCTTGGCATGGGCCAGCACCCCGTGGTTCTGGCCGCGATGCACGAGGCGATCGACGCGACCGGTGCCGGGTCCGGTGGCACGCGCAACATTTCTGGCACCACCGCCTATCACAAGGCGTTGGAGGCGGAGCTGGCGGACCTGCATCAAAAAGAGGCCGCGCTGATCTTCACGTCGGCCTATATTGCCAACGACGCCACGCTCAGCACCCTGCCAAAGCTGTTTCCAGGTCTGATCATCTACTCGGACGCGCTGAACCACGCCTCGATGATCGAGGGGGTGCGTCGCAATGGTGGGGCAAAGCGGATTTTCCGCCACAACGACGTGGCCCATCTGCGCGAATTGCTGGAGGCAGACGATCCTGCCACCCCCAAGCTGATCGCGTTCGAATCGATCTATTCCATGGACGGCGACTTTGGCCCGATCGAGCAGATATGCGACCTGGCCGAGGAATTCGGTGCCCTGACCTATATCGACGAGGTTCACGCCGTCGGCATGTATGGCCCGCGCGGGGCCGGTGTGGCTGAACGCGATGGGCTGATGGGCCGGATCGACATGATCAACGGGACATTGGCCAAGGCCTACGGCGTGATGGGCGGGTATGTCGCCGCGTCGGCCAAGATGTGTGATGCGATCCGCAGCTATGCCCCCGGCTTCATTTTCACCACCTCCCTGCCGCCCGCTGTTGCCGCCGGCGCCGCCGCGTCGGTCAGACACCTGAAAGGCGACCAGGCGCTGCGCGACCTGCAACAGGATCGCGCCGCTGTTCTGAAGCTGCGGCTGCGTGGGCTGGGATTGCCGATCATCGACCACGGCAGCCATATCGTGCCAGTCCACGTGGGCGACCCGGTCAAATGCAAGATGATCTCGGACAGATTGTTGACGGATCACGGTGTCTACGTGCAGCCGATCAATTTCCCGACGGTCCCACGCGGCACCGAACGCCTGCGGTTCACCCCTTCGCCCGTGCACACTCCGCCCATGATTGATGCATTGGTGCGCGCCATGGACGACCTTTGGTCGCACTGTGCGCTGAATCGCGCCCAAGCGAGCGCCTGA
- a CDS encoding helix-turn-helix domain-containing protein, translated as MFGRKSKFISKVESPDRGFDSFEMRLGDEMRGERATLGKSLMDVQRELRIKASYIAAIENADLTAFDSQSFVAGYVRSYARYLNMDPEIVFARFCEESGFGGISALKPMESEITRRDAPGLAVIPRRKAAKQAQPIDPLMGAGNPFANKATPVFAGFEPGALGSLAVLAMLVGGIGYGGWTLVQEIQRVNVAPVEQAPELVAELDPLAPTVTQADAPQVAGVDVPTTEALSRLYRPQALDAPILTARDAPIATISPRSTGALAAFEPAGLNGPDADASSQIASAVNGALSEALGETAPGATPPRVLATVPDAVVIVAASNAWVRVRTADGEELLQRNLAAGETFEIPPSDAPVSLRTGNTGAVYFSVAGQTYGPIAPGAQVLTTEISADLVTEQYALADLTDGSDIARVVAELSADVPLPGADTPTE; from the coding sequence ATGTTTGGCCGGAAGTCGAAGTTTATCTCCAAGGTTGAAAGCCCTGATCGGGGCTTCGACTCCTTCGAAATGCGTTTGGGCGATGAAATGCGGGGCGAACGTGCCACGCTGGGCAAATCGCTGATGGATGTGCAGCGCGAGCTGCGGATCAAGGCCAGTTACATCGCCGCCATCGAAAATGCCGATCTGACTGCCTTTGACAGCCAGTCTTTCGTGGCCGGCTACGTGCGCAGCTATGCGCGCTATCTGAACATGGATCCCGAAATCGTCTTTGCCCGCTTCTGCGAGGAATCCGGTTTCGGTGGAATATCGGCGCTCAAGCCGATGGAATCCGAAATCACCCGGCGCGATGCGCCTGGCCTGGCCGTGATCCCCCGTCGCAAGGCCGCAAAGCAGGCGCAACCGATCGACCCCTTGATGGGCGCGGGCAATCCGTTCGCCAACAAGGCCACGCCGGTCTTTGCAGGGTTTGAACCCGGTGCGCTCGGCTCGTTGGCGGTTCTGGCGATGCTGGTCGGCGGCATCGGCTATGGCGGCTGGACCCTGGTGCAGGAAATTCAACGGGTGAATGTGGCCCCGGTCGAACAAGCGCCAGAACTTGTGGCCGAGCTGGATCCCCTCGCCCCCACGGTCACGCAGGCGGATGCACCGCAAGTGGCGGGTGTCGACGTGCCCACGACCGAGGCCTTGTCGCGCCTTTACAGACCGCAAGCCTTGGACGCTCCGATCCTGACCGCGCGCGATGCGCCGATTGCAACGATTTCGCCGCGTTCCACCGGGGCCTTGGCCGCGTTCGAACCGGCTGGCCTGAACGGGCCCGATGCTGATGCGTCTTCGCAGATCGCATCGGCCGTCAATGGTGCCCTGTCCGAGGCCCTGGGCGAAACGGCCCCCGGCGCAACCCCGCCGCGGGTTCTGGCGACCGTTCCCGATGCAGTGGTTATCGTGGCGGCAAGCAACGCATGGGTCCGTGTCCGCACTGCCGACGGAGAAGAGCTGTTGCAACGCAACCTGGCCGCTGGTGAAACCTTTGAAATTCCGCCCAGCGATGCGCCCGTCTCGCTGCGCACCGGCAACACCGGCGCGGTCTATTTCTCCGTGGCCGGTCAGACCTATGGCCCCATCGCACCGGGCGCGCAGGTGTTGACCACAGAGATTTCGGCAGATCTGGTGACCGAGCAATATGCCTTGGCCGATCTGACCGATGGCAGCGACATCGCCCGCGTTGTCGCAGAGCTTTCGGCAGACGTGCCGCTGCCCGGGGCCGACACCCCGACAGAGTGA
- the ispG gene encoding flavodoxin-dependent (E)-4-hydroxy-3-methylbut-2-enyl-diphosphate synthase has translation MSLHAIRPWRQIDRRKSRQIMVGNVPVGGDAPITVQTMTNTLTTDVAATVAQVQAAAEAGADIVRVSVPDEASSKALKEIVRESPVPIVADIHFHYRRGIEAAEAGAACLRINPGNIGSADRVREVIQAARDHNCSIRIGVNAGSLEKHLLEKYGEPCPDAMIESGLDHIRILQDNDFHEFKISVKASDVFMAAAAYQGLADATDAPIHLGITEAGGLTSGTIKSAIGLGNLLWMGIGDTIRVSLSADPVEEVKVGYEILKSLGLRHRGVNVISCPSCARQGFDVIKTVEALEKRLEHIKTPMSLSIIGCVVNGPGEALMTDVGFTGGGNGAGMVYLAGKQSHKLSNDQMVDHIVEQVEKKAAEIEAAQSAEATAAE, from the coding sequence ATGTCACTCCACGCAATTCGCCCCTGGCGCCAAATCGACCGCCGCAAGTCGCGTCAGATCATGGTCGGCAATGTGCCTGTGGGCGGCGATGCCCCCATCACTGTGCAAACAATGACGAACACGCTGACCACGGACGTGGCCGCGACTGTCGCGCAGGTGCAGGCCGCCGCCGAGGCCGGGGCCGATATCGTCCGGGTTTCCGTCCCTGACGAAGCCTCTTCGAAAGCGTTGAAGGAAATCGTGCGCGAAAGTCCGGTGCCCATCGTGGCCGACATCCATTTCCACTACCGTCGCGGAATCGAAGCCGCCGAGGCCGGGGCCGCCTGCTTGCGCATCAACCCAGGCAACATCGGCAGCGCGGATCGCGTCCGCGAGGTCATCCAGGCCGCGCGCGACCACAATTGTTCGATCCGTATCGGGGTGAACGCCGGGTCGCTGGAAAAGCATCTGCTTGAAAAATATGGCGAACCTTGCCCCGATGCGATGATCGAAAGCGGGCTGGACCACATTCGTATCTTGCAGGACAACGACTTTCACGAGTTCAAGATTTCCGTGAAGGCGTCGGACGTCTTCATGGCCGCCGCCGCCTATCAGGGTCTGGCTGACGCAACGGACGCACCGATCCACCTGGGCATCACCGAGGCCGGGGGGCTGACATCTGGCACGATCAAGTCCGCCATCGGGCTGGGCAACCTGCTTTGGATGGGGATCGGCGACACGATCCGCGTGTCCCTGTCGGCGGATCCGGTCGAAGAGGTGAAGGTCGGCTACGAGATCCTGAAATCGCTGGGCCTGCGCCATCGGGGCGTCAACGTCATTTCCTGCCCCAGCTGTGCGCGGCAAGGCTTTGACGTGATCAAGACGGTCGAAGCGCTGGAAAAACGGCTGGAACACATCAAGACGCCCATGTCGCTCAGCATCATCGGGTGTGTCGTCAACGGCCCCGGCGAGGCGCTGATGACCGATGTCGGCTTCACTGGCGGCGGAAATGGCGCGGGCATGGTCTATCTGGCCGGCAAGCAAAGCCACAAGCTGTCGAACGACCAGATGGTCGATCACATCGTCGAACAGGTCGAAAAGAAAGCCGCCGAGATCGAAGCCGCGCAGTCCGCCGAGGCAACTGCCGCCGAATGA
- a CDS encoding DNA cytosine methyltransferase: MVSPDETTPRYAEFFCGGGMVRAALGAGWTCVLANDIDPMKCRVYQDNFGAHGLVRGDIATLDPAPLMRDVDLYWGSSPCQDFSLAGNGKGLAGQRSGVFRHWIDVIAQAVAADHAPRVIAFENVTGLLSRAGGADFVAVVTALSSLGYRVGGLEIDARHFVAQSRPRLFVICARDDIDVGGLTRATPDGPFHSAKLRRFAQAHRRQLSDRWVWWSLPAAPARAQRLEDVLDPRPDTPWFTQAEVRHLTAMMSPPSLSRLKTAQASGKMTIGTIYRRGRPDAQGTVRQRAELRLDGIAGCLRTPAGGSSRQTLVLIEGRRIRARLLSSREALRLMGLPDDYRVTGRYNEAYKVAGDGVVVPVVAHLDRHLFAPILAAARLRSAA; encoded by the coding sequence ATGGTGTCCCCGGACGAAACCACACCCAGATATGCCGAATTCTTCTGCGGAGGAGGCATGGTCCGCGCCGCCTTGGGCGCGGGCTGGACCTGTGTTCTGGCCAATGACATCGACCCGATGAAGTGTCGGGTTTATCAAGACAATTTTGGCGCGCACGGCTTGGTCCGGGGCGATATCGCCACGCTGGACCCCGCCCCGTTGATGCGTGACGTGGATCTCTACTGGGGGTCCAGCCCGTGTCAGGATTTCAGCCTGGCGGGCAACGGCAAGGGTCTGGCAGGACAGCGCAGCGGGGTGTTCCGGCACTGGATCGATGTGATCGCGCAAGCCGTCGCCGCAGACCACGCGCCGCGCGTCATCGCCTTCGAGAATGTCACCGGCCTGTTGTCGCGCGCGGGCGGTGCGGACTTCGTGGCCGTGGTGACCGCGCTGTCCTCCTTGGGCTATCGCGTCGGCGGGTTGGAGATCGACGCCAGGCACTTCGTCGCGCAAAGCCGTCCGCGCCTGTTCGTGATCTGTGCCCGCGATGACATTGATGTGGGCGGCCTGACCCGTGCCACGCCCGATGGCCCCTTTCACTCCGCCAAGCTGCGCCGTTTTGCTCAGGCGCACCGCAGACAGCTTTCCGATCGCTGGGTCTGGTGGTCCCTGCCCGCCGCGCCCGCCCGCGCGCAGCGGCTGGAAGACGTATTGGACCCTCGCCCCGACACACCATGGTTCACCCAAGCCGAAGTGCGGCACCTGACCGCCATGATGTCCCCGCCCAGCCTGTCCCGCCTGAAGACCGCGCAGGCCAGCGGCAAGATGACCATCGGGACGATTTATCGCCGGGGGCGCCCGGATGCCCAGGGCACCGTGCGGCAGCGGGCAGAACTGCGGTTGGACGGGATCGCGGGTTGCCTGCGAACGCCTGCGGGCGGATCCTCGCGCCAGACCCTTGTCCTGATCGAGGGGCGGCGCATTCGGGCCCGGCTTTTGTCCTCGCGCGAGGCGCTGCGGCTGATGGGCCTGCCTGACGATTACCGCGTCACGGGCCGCTACAACGAGGCCTACAAGGTGGCGGGCGATGGCGTGGTCGTCCCCGTCGTGGCGCATCTTGACCGCCATCTGTTTGCGCCGATCCTGGCCGCCGCACGCCTGCGGTCCGCCGCATGA
- a CDS encoding GIY-YIG nuclease family protein translates to MTPEQAFRHKALKSLTDDIGVYALCDLDGQPIYVGQSVDGIRTRVRRHLTSARSDVIANRQIDVWEVAFVRAWVVPERADIGPLEAALFAYYDAQLPLMNGQNLEASADVTLARDPDQIVQVIEEDDRTDRLNPLRRLPRQIAQYELLVDYILTVKDAPHLRKALDAHFRRLVNYHGAFLR, encoded by the coding sequence ATGACGCCCGAACAGGCGTTCCGCCACAAGGCGTTGAAATCACTGACCGACGATATCGGAGTTTACGCGCTCTGCGATCTTGATGGACAGCCGATCTATGTGGGGCAATCGGTTGACGGCATCCGCACACGGGTGCGCCGACATCTGACATCGGCCAGGTCCGACGTCATCGCAAACCGGCAGATCGACGTCTGGGAGGTGGCCTTCGTCCGCGCCTGGGTGGTTCCCGAGCGGGCGGATATCGGACCGTTGGAGGCGGCCCTGTTCGCGTATTACGACGCGCAGTTGCCGTTGATGAACGGACAGAACCTGGAGGCATCGGCCGATGTCACCCTGGCCCGTGACCCCGACCAGATCGTTCAGGTCATCGAGGAAGACGACCGCACCGACCGCCTGAACCCCCTGCGCCGCCTGCCCCGGCAGATTGCGCAATATGAGTTGCTGGTGGACTATATCCTGACGGTCAAGGATGCGCCGCACCTGCGGAAGGCGCTGGACGCGCACTTCCGCAGGCTGGTCAATTACCACGGCGCATTTCTGCGGTGA
- a CDS encoding branched-chain amino acid ABC transporter permease: protein MNTLKPRDLALFAFVVVLFVGTGFVQSWNVSLTILNMGLISAIMALGVNMQWGYAGLFNVGIMGFVALGGLGAVLVSAPPVGEAWSAGGLRLLGGLLLGAATVVAAIMAHSRLPRFKGLGVVAILLVGFFAFRAVFDAGVEAVEAVNPAVSGYLGGLGLPIVLSWPVGGLLAAGAAWLIGKTALGLRSDYLAIATLGIAEIIIAILKNEDWLARGVKNVIGLDRPVPYEIDLQNSASFVDRMQGWGFDPVTASSITVKLGYSALFLIVLAILIWLAQAALASPWGRMMRAIRDNEVAAEAMGKDVTRRHLQIFVLGSAVVGLAGAMMTTLDGQLTPGTYQPLRYTFLVWVMVIVGGSGNNWGAVLGGFLVWWLWVQVEPIGALLMQGITAGMADGTWLKTHLLDAAAHMRLLTMGIILLLVLRFSPKGLIPER, encoded by the coding sequence ATGAACACGCTCAAGCCGCGCGATCTCGCGCTTTTTGCCTTCGTCGTTGTCCTCTTTGTCGGGACCGGCTTCGTGCAGTCCTGGAACGTGTCTCTGACGATCCTGAACATGGGGCTTATCTCGGCGATCATGGCGCTCGGCGTGAACATGCAGTGGGGCTACGCCGGGCTGTTCAACGTAGGGATCATGGGCTTCGTGGCCCTGGGGGGGCTGGGTGCCGTCCTCGTCTCGGCTCCGCCCGTGGGCGAGGCCTGGTCTGCGGGCGGGCTGCGCCTGCTGGGCGGGCTGCTGCTGGGTGCGGCGACGGTCGTCGCGGCGATCATGGCCCATTCCCGATTGCCCCGGTTCAAAGGGCTGGGCGTCGTGGCCATCCTGCTGGTCGGGTTCTTTGCCTTTCGTGCGGTCTTTGATGCGGGCGTCGAGGCGGTCGAGGCCGTGAACCCCGCGGTTTCAGGTTATCTGGGCGGTCTTGGCCTGCCGATCGTGCTGTCCTGGCCGGTGGGCGGCCTGCTGGCGGCTGGCGCGGCCTGGTTGATCGGCAAGACGGCGCTGGGCCTGAGGTCCGATTACCTGGCGATTGCCACGCTGGGCATCGCAGAGATCATCATTGCCATCCTCAAGAATGAGGACTGGCTGGCGCGCGGGGTCAAGAACGTCATCGGTCTGGACCGGCCCGTCCCATATGAGATCGACCTCCAGAACTCCGCCAGTTTTGTGGATCGGATGCAGGGCTGGGGGTTTGACCCTGTCACTGCCTCGTCGATCACGGTGAAGCTTGGCTATTCGGCGCTATTCCTGATCGTTCTGGCGATCCTGATCTGGCTGGCTCAGGCCGCGCTGGCGTCGCCCTGGGGCCGCATGATGCGTGCGATCCGCGACAACGAAGTCGCCGCCGAGGCGATGGGCAAGGACGTGACCCGCCGGCATCTGCAGATCTTCGTTCTGGGATCTGCCGTTGTGGGCCTCGCAGGGGCGATGATGACCACGCTGGACGGGCAGCTGACGCCCGGCACTTATCAGCCGCTGCGCTATACGTTCCTGGTCTGGGTCATGGTCATCGTCGGTGGATCCGGCAACAACTGGGGCGCGGTCCTGGGCGGCTTCCTGGTCTGGTGGCTTTGGGTTCAGGTAGAACCGATTGGTGCCCTGCTGATGCAGGGGATCACGGCGGGCATGGCCGACGGCACCTGGCTCAAGACGCATCTCTTGGATGCAGCGGCGCATATGCGGCTGCTGACGATGGGGATTATCCTTTTGCTGGTGCTGCGGTTCTCACCCAAGGGCCTGATCCCCGAGAGGTGA
- a CDS encoding branched-chain amino acid ABC transporter permease, with protein sequence MELLNAFVTLANFVLVPAIAYGSQLALGALGVTLIYGILRFSNFAHGDTMAFGTMSVILVTWAMQAVGIGFGPLPTALLALPFGIALTALLVLGTDRLVYRFYRRAKAVPVTFVIASLGVMFVMNGLVRFIIGPDDQRFADGERFIITARDFKTMTGLDEGLAIKTTQAITVVVAIIVVAVLFWFLNRTRTGKSMRAFSDNEDLALLSGINPERVVVITWIIVAGLATVAGTLYGLDKSFKPFTYFQLLLPIFAAAIVGGLGSPLGAIAGGFLIAFAEVTITYPLKKVLGYALPESLEPHGLVQLLSTDYKFAVSFVILLIVLLFRPTGLFAGKSV encoded by the coding sequence ATGGAACTTCTCAACGCATTCGTGACGCTGGCGAATTTCGTCCTGGTCCCGGCCATCGCCTACGGGTCGCAACTGGCGCTGGGCGCGCTGGGCGTGACGCTGATCTATGGCATCCTGCGGTTCTCGAACTTTGCCCACGGCGACACGATGGCCTTTGGCACGATGTCGGTGATCCTGGTGACCTGGGCAATGCAGGCGGTGGGCATCGGGTTCGGCCCGCTTCCCACGGCGCTGTTGGCGCTGCCTTTCGGGATCGCTTTGACCGCACTCCTGGTTCTGGGCACGGACCGGCTGGTCTATCGCTTCTACCGCCGGGCCAAGGCGGTGCCGGTGACGTTCGTGATCGCCTCGCTGGGGGTGATGTTTGTGATGAACGGGCTGGTGCGCTTTATCATCGGTCCAGACGATCAACGGTTCGCGGATGGCGAGCGGTTCATCATCACGGCGCGCGATTTCAAGACCATGACCGGGTTGGATGAAGGGCTTGCGATCAAGACCACGCAGGCCATCACCGTGGTGGTCGCGATCATCGTCGTGGCGGTCCTGTTCTGGTTTCTCAACCGGACGCGCACCGGCAAATCCATGCGGGCGTTCAGCGATAATGAGGATCTGGCCCTGCTGTCGGGCATCAATCCCGAACGGGTCGTGGTCATCACCTGGATCATCGTCGCGGGCCTGGCGACCGTGGCGGGCACGCTTTACGGTCTCGACAAATCGTTCAAGCCGTTCACCTATTTCCAGCTTCTGCTGCCGATCTTCGCCGCCGCCATCGTTGGCGGCCTGGGCAGTCCGCTGGGTGCCATCGCGGGCGGCTTCCTGATCGCCTTTGCCGAGGTGACGATCACCTATCCGTTGAAAAAGGTGCTGGGCTACGCCTTGCCAGAGTCGTTGGAGCCGCATGGCTTGGTTCAGCTTCTGTCCACCGACTACAAATTCGCGGTCAGCTTCGTGATCCTGCTGATTGTTCTTTTGTTCCGGCCCACCGGATTGTTCGCGGGGAAATCGGTATGA
- a CDS encoding ABC transporter ATP-binding protein, with protein sequence MTGFDGRGNKDASIVNPRPGGTMQAGSASGERPRTSEAFLIGDSMTGGYGTGADILHDCTIAVDKGQIAVIVGPNGAGKSTGMKAVFGMLNLRKGAVRLDGEDITALTPQDRVGKGMGFVPQTSNIFTSMTVEENLEMGAFIRRDDFRDTMAQVYDLFPILKEKRLQPAGELSGGQRQQVAVGRALMTHPTVLMLDEPTAGVSPIVMDELFDRIIEVARTGISILMVEQNARQALEIADKGYVLVQGRNAHTGTGKELLADEQVRRSFLGG encoded by the coding sequence ATGACCGGCTTCGACGGGCGCGGCAACAAGGACGCCTCCATCGTGAACCCCCGCCCCGGCGGGACGATGCAGGCCGGCAGCGCGAGCGGAGAGCGCCCCCGCACATCGGAGGCGTTCCTGATCGGGGACAGCATGACCGGCGGCTATGGCACCGGTGCAGACATCCTGCACGATTGCACGATCGCGGTCGACAAGGGCCAGATCGCCGTCATCGTCGGCCCCAACGGCGCGGGCAAATCGACGGGCATGAAAGCCGTCTTCGGCATGCTCAATCTGCGCAAGGGTGCGGTGAGGCTGGACGGCGAGGACATCACTGCCCTGACCCCGCAGGACCGCGTGGGCAAGGGGATGGGGTTCGTGCCCCAGACCTCCAACATCTTTACCTCCATGACGGTGGAGGAAAACCTGGAGATGGGGGCCTTCATCCGCCGCGACGATTTCCGTGACACCATGGCGCAGGTCTATGACCTGTTCCCGATCCTCAAGGAAAAGCGCCTGCAACCGGCCGGAGAGCTGTCGGGCGGGCAACGCCAACAGGTCGCCGTGGGGCGCGCCTTGATGACGCACCCGACAGTCTTGATGCTGGACGAACCGACGGCTGGCGTCAGCCCCATCGTCATGGACGAGCTATTTGACCGCATCATCGAGGTGGCGCGCACCGGTATCTCCATCCTCATGGTCGAGCAGAATGCCCGGCAAGCGTTGGAGATCGCGGACAAGGGGTATGTGCTGGTGCAGGGGCGCAATGCCCACACCGGCACTGGCAAGGAACTGTTGGCGGATGAACAGGTCCGGCGCAGTTTCCTGGGGGGCTGA
- a CDS encoding ABC transporter ATP-binding protein produces the protein MIEVHDLHRHFGGFRAVDGATLRIEERSITGLIGPNGAGKTTLFNVIAGVLPPTSGTVTMAGEDITGLPPHDLFHKGLLRTFQIAHEFSSMTCRENLMMVPGGQSGESLWNTWFGRKRIADEERALRAKADEVLEFLTVEHLAEQKAGEISGGQKKLLELGRTMMVDARIVFLDEVGAGVNRTLLNTIGDAIIRLNQERNYTFVVIEHDMDFIGKISDHVICMAEGKVLAEGSLAEIKANEQVIEAYLGTGLKNKEATA, from the coding sequence ATGATCGAGGTCCACGACCTCCACCGTCATTTCGGCGGTTTTCGCGCAGTGGATGGCGCGACCCTGCGGATCGAAGAGCGCTCCATCACCGGGTTGATCGGGCCGAACGGCGCAGGCAAGACGACTTTGTTCAATGTGATCGCGGGGGTTTTGCCACCGACGTCCGGCACCGTCACCATGGCGGGCGAGGACATCACCGGCCTGCCGCCGCACGATCTGTTCCACAAGGGGCTGCTGCGCACGTTCCAGATTGCGCATGAATTCTCCTCCATGACCTGCCGCGAGAACCTGATGATGGTCCCCGGTGGGCAATCGGGGGAAAGCCTGTGGAACACCTGGTTCGGGCGCAAGCGGATCGCGGACGAGGAACGCGCGCTGCGCGCCAAGGCCGACGAAGTGCTGGAGTTTCTGACCGTCGAACACCTGGCCGAGCAAAAGGCCGGAGAGATTTCGGGCGGCCAGAAGAAGCTGCTGGAGCTGGGCCGCACCATGATGGTCGATGCGCGCATCGTCTTTCTGGACGAGGTGGGCGCGGGCGTGAACCGCACGCTGCTCAACACCATCGGTGACGCGATCATCCGTCTCAATCAGGAACGGAATTACACCTTTGTCGTGATCGAGCACGACATGGATTTCATCGGCAAGATCAGCGACCACGTCATCTGCATGGCCGAGGGCAAGGTCCTGGCCGAAGGGTCGCTGGCCGAAATCAAGGCCAACGAGCAGGTGATCGAGGCCTATCTGGGCACCGGCCTGAAGAACAAGGAGGCGACCGCATGA
- a CDS encoding ABC transporter substrate-binding protein encodes MKKLLLASAAVLATTAAYADGHSPVKLGVILGFTGPLESLAPQMAAGAEMAMAEVSESGLLLDGVTVESVRGDSTCIDAAAATSAAERLITGDGVSGIVGADCSGVTGAILQNVALPNGVVMISPSATSPGLSTAEDNGLFFRTAPSDARQGVIMTEILLEQGINSVALTYTNNDYGKGLADSFQSAYEAAGGEVTISAAHEDGKADYSAEVGALSAAGGDRLVVAGYVDQGGSGIVRAALDSGAFDTFHFPDGMISQALVDNFGDEIDGSTGQNPGTDSPGAMLYQEMASAADYDGSSPFSAEAYDAAALIMLAMQAAGSTDPAAYKDAVMGVANAPGEQILPGELGKALQILKDGGDIDYVGASAVELIGPGESAGNYREVTFADGDLQVVGYR; translated from the coding sequence ATGAAAAAGCTGCTGCTGGCCTCTGCCGCCGTGCTTGCAACCACCGCCGCCTATGCGGACGGACATTCGCCCGTGAAGCTGGGCGTCATTCTGGGCTTTACCGGTCCGCTTGAATCGCTTGCACCGCAGATGGCCGCCGGGGCCGAAATGGCGATGGCCGAAGTGTCCGAGTCGGGTCTGTTGCTGGATGGCGTGACCGTCGAATCGGTGCGTGGCGACAGCACCTGCATCGACGCCGCTGCTGCCACCTCTGCTGCGGAACGTCTGATCACCGGTGACGGCGTGTCCGGCATCGTGGGTGCGGATTGTTCCGGTGTGACCGGCGCGATCCTGCAGAACGTCGCGCTGCCGAACGGTGTCGTGATGATCTCGCCCTCTGCCACGTCGCCGGGTCTGTCGACCGCCGAAGACAACGGCCTGTTCTTCCGCACCGCGCCGTCGGATGCGCGTCAGGGCGTCATCATGACCGAAATCCTGCTGGAGCAGGGCATCAATTCGGTCGCGCTGACCTACACCAACAACGACTATGGCAAGGGCCTGGCCGACAGCTTCCAGTCCGCCTACGAGGCTGCCGGTGGCGAAGTCACCATTTCCGCCGCCCATGAAGACGGCAAGGCCGACTATTCCGCCGAAGTCGGCGCGCTGTCTGCTGCTGGTGGCGACCGTCTGGTGGTCGCGGGCTACGTCGATCAGGGCGGGTCCGGCATCGTGCGCGCGGCGCTCGATTCGGGTGCCTTCGACACATTCCACTTCCCCGATGGCATGATCTCGCAGGCGCTGGTCGATAACTTCGGTGACGAAATCGACGGCTCCACCGGCCAGAACCCCGGCACCGACAGCCCCGGCGCGATGCTGTATCAGGAAATGGCCTCGGCTGCGGACTACGACGGCTCTTCGCCGTTCTCGGCCGAAGCCTACGATGCGGCCGCGCTGATCATGCTGGCGATGCAGGCGGCGGGATCCACCGATCCGGCGGCCTACAAGGACGCCGTGATGGGCGTGGCCAACGCACCGGGCGAGCAGATCCTGCCGGGTGAATTGGGCAAGGCGCTGCAGATCCTCAAGGACGGCGGCGACATCGACTACGTCGGTGCCTCGGCGGTGGAACTGATCGGACCGGGTGAATCGGCGGGCAACTACCGCGAAGTCACCTTCGCCGATGGCGACCTTCAGGTGGTTGGCTACCGCTGA